In one Vibrio sp. YMD68 genomic region, the following are encoded:
- a CDS encoding PLP-dependent aminotransferase family protein produces MQPIDVGDLAFDRHSSSLQKQLFSAIRGKVSENLWAKGGKLPSTRKLSLELGISRNTVIAVYEQLVAEGYLESRAGSGFYVAIELPDYVFPISKDLSTQKREVSSQELNRSFAPGVPDLAQFPLIKWNRLLQRHATRVSLLGSQDIQGDRRLREALCDYLSSSRSVSCSADQIVITAGAQQALTIALMATLKPNDQVLMENPGYVQMRKSIDLLGLQLDPVEVVPKVGIDLDHIKASTAKCLYVTPSNQYPMGTTVHLEQRIELVRWAREQSGWIIEDDYDSEFQFAHRPSPSLQGLSAEIGAKERIFYIGSLSKVMFNGLRLGYLIVPQALLSRCLEIKDALSGDSPSHVQAALADFIVEGDFLRHIRKMRRLYKHKYEVMMEAISTHFPGRVEVISQAAGLHITFRWKEGCSELELCQRAKENGITIRPLSMYEHQPHTKRDWQAVVLGFGNIGLDDIDPKIATLAQLL; encoded by the coding sequence ATGCAGCCTATTGATGTTGGTGATTTAGCCTTTGACCGCCATTCTTCCTCACTTCAAAAGCAACTATTTTCAGCGATACGCGGTAAAGTCTCAGAAAATCTATGGGCTAAGGGAGGGAAACTGCCGTCGACACGAAAATTATCATTAGAGCTGGGTATCAGCAGAAATACCGTGATAGCGGTTTATGAGCAGTTAGTCGCCGAAGGGTATTTAGAATCTCGGGCTGGGTCGGGGTTTTATGTGGCGATTGAGTTGCCTGACTACGTGTTTCCTATCAGTAAAGACTTATCAACTCAAAAGAGAGAGGTCTCTTCACAAGAGCTAAATCGTAGTTTCGCGCCCGGCGTTCCTGACTTAGCGCAATTTCCGTTGATTAAGTGGAATAGACTGCTGCAAAGACACGCAACGAGAGTGAGTTTACTTGGAAGCCAAGATATTCAGGGTGATCGTCGATTAAGAGAGGCATTGTGTGATTACCTTTCAAGTAGTCGCTCAGTAAGTTGCAGTGCCGATCAAATTGTTATTACAGCAGGTGCGCAGCAAGCGTTAACCATCGCTTTGATGGCGACACTCAAACCAAATGATCAGGTTTTGATGGAAAACCCAGGTTATGTTCAAATGCGAAAATCCATTGATTTACTGGGATTACAGTTAGATCCCGTTGAAGTGGTGCCAAAGGTGGGCATAGATTTAGACCATATCAAGGCGAGTACGGCTAAGTGCCTGTATGTCACACCCAGTAATCAATACCCAATGGGTACAACCGTTCATTTAGAGCAAAGGATAGAGTTAGTGCGTTGGGCGAGAGAGCAAAGCGGTTGGATAATCGAAGATGATTACGACAGTGAATTTCAATTTGCTCATCGGCCCTCCCCAAGCCTTCAAGGGCTATCAGCAGAAATCGGGGCAAAAGAGCGTATCTTTTATATCGGGTCCTTAAGTAAAGTGATGTTCAATGGCTTACGACTCGGGTATTTAATCGTCCCTCAAGCATTGCTTTCCCGGTGCTTAGAAATAAAAGACGCGTTAAGTGGAGATTCACCGTCGCATGTCCAAGCGGCACTGGCAGACTTTATTGTGGAAGGGGATTTCCTGCGGCATATTAGAAAAATGCGGCGGCTGTATAAGCACAAATACGAAGTGATGATGGAAGCCATAAGCACGCATTTTCCAGGGCGCGTTGAGGTCATCAGTCAAGCGGCTGGGCTTCATATTACCTTTCGTTGGAAAGAAGGGTGTAGTGAGCTTGAGTTGTGCCAACGGGCCAAAGAGAATGGCATCACGATCCGCCCATTATCCATGTATGAGCATCAGCCCCACACAAAGCGAGACTGGCAAGCTGTGGTGTTGGGTTTTGGTAATATTGGACTGGATGATATTGACCCCAAGATAGCAACGCTTGCACAGCTGCTTTAA
- the yjeH gene encoding L-methionine/branched-chain amino acid transporter produces MGQLKKDITLISGIGQLSTTLMGTGLFMIPAIAAGIAGDLSLWAWLLLFVAICPIALTFAELGKKYPSAGGTAFFVRKAFGKKLERSVAWLFVSVIPVGVPAAVALAAGFLEQILPSPFNTAWLTQIITVCLLIWVNLLGTKSSGRLQTIIALSIFTLIAAFLWKGDITSADMTMPPLTVESLWPVSAALGVMFWCFVGIEAFAHMGEEFKNPQRDFPIAILVGCFIAGATYWACSVVILKYSAYGSAEFDHASIPFLSDLLFGAKFSLLISVLGFSACFASVNLYTQSLSRMVWAQAREYQPKGAMARVSLRGVPANATLVVGAILLISCIGGEISGLNLEFFLKLANGIFVLVYLLAMLAAYKLLNGVKKGLALVSLILCTLVFICLGWSMLYAVTVFTLLSLPWSRWFKRDRQQTI; encoded by the coding sequence ATGGGCCAATTGAAGAAAGACATCACCTTAATATCAGGCATCGGCCAACTGTCTACCACCTTGATGGGCACAGGCTTATTTATGATACCTGCCATAGCAGCAGGCATCGCAGGAGACCTGTCTTTATGGGCATGGTTGCTATTGTTCGTGGCAATTTGCCCGATAGCCTTGACCTTTGCGGAGCTTGGGAAAAAATACCCAAGTGCCGGTGGTACTGCTTTCTTCGTACGTAAAGCATTTGGCAAAAAACTGGAGCGCAGTGTCGCATGGTTATTTGTCAGCGTGATTCCTGTTGGTGTCCCTGCCGCTGTCGCATTGGCAGCAGGCTTTCTAGAGCAGATCCTGCCCTCGCCTTTCAACACGGCATGGTTAACGCAGATCATCACTGTATGCTTACTAATATGGGTTAACTTGCTTGGCACAAAATCCTCAGGTCGCTTACAAACGATCATTGCTTTGAGTATTTTTACGCTCATTGCTGCTTTCCTGTGGAAAGGAGATATCACCAGTGCAGACATGACGATGCCGCCTCTCACTGTGGAGTCGTTGTGGCCGGTATCGGCAGCGCTTGGGGTCATGTTTTGGTGCTTTGTGGGCATTGAAGCCTTTGCCCATATGGGAGAGGAATTCAAAAACCCGCAAAGAGATTTTCCTATCGCGATTCTCGTCGGCTGTTTTATTGCTGGCGCAACCTATTGGGCATGTTCTGTGGTCATTTTAAAGTACTCTGCGTATGGCAGTGCTGAATTTGACCACGCATCGATTCCTTTTCTTAGTGACTTATTATTTGGCGCAAAGTTTTCACTCTTAATCAGTGTGCTTGGTTTTTCCGCCTGCTTTGCCAGTGTGAATTTATATACTCAAAGCTTGTCGAGAATGGTTTGGGCTCAAGCTCGCGAATATCAGCCTAAAGGGGCGATGGCAAGAGTCTCACTGAGAGGCGTTCCGGCCAATGCGACGTTGGTGGTTGGCGCGATATTGCTCATCTCTTGTATCGGAGGAGAAATTTCAGGGCTTAATCTGGAGTTCTTTCTGAAACTAGCCAACGGTATTTTTGTCCTGGTATACCTGCTGGCGATGCTTGCTGCCTATAAATTACTGAACGGTGTTAAGAAAGGGTTGGCTCTCGTGTCATTAATTTTATGTACACTGGTCTTCATTTGCCTTGGTTGGTCGATGCTGTACGCCGTGACTGTTTTTACATTGTTGTCATTGCCTTGGAGCCGTTGGTTCAAGCGTGACAGGCAGCAAACCATTTAG
- a CDS encoding pyridoxamine 5'-phosphate oxidase family protein: protein MLSESKRTHIKKAAKKANFDPKNLHQIIDESLIAHIAIEDETGPIVIPMLAWRVENNVYIHGAKNSRLIRQLKKAKQTCLTFTLFDGWVLARSAFHHSAHYRSAVVLGQFSSIESTSEKDRLLNIFIEQIAPGRCNEVRLGNQKELDATDLLVIPLAEASVKISHSGVNDDLADLDFPAWAGVLPYRTVVGPLEPCEDLDPSLTEPDYSEAYGERWHDR from the coding sequence ATGCTGTCTGAAAGCAAAAGAACACACATTAAGAAAGCGGCGAAAAAAGCCAACTTTGATCCTAAGAACCTTCACCAGATCATTGATGAAAGTCTGATCGCTCATATTGCTATTGAGGATGAAACTGGCCCTATTGTCATCCCTATGTTGGCATGGCGCGTCGAAAACAACGTCTATATCCACGGTGCAAAAAATAGCCGTTTAATTAGGCAACTCAAGAAAGCCAAGCAGACATGCCTTACGTTTACTCTGTTTGATGGTTGGGTGCTCGCGAGGTCGGCATTTCATCATAGCGCTCATTATCGATCAGCCGTGGTTTTGGGCCAGTTCTCATCGATTGAAAGCACTTCGGAGAAAGACCGATTGCTGAATATCTTTATCGAGCAAATAGCACCAGGCCGCTGTAATGAAGTTCGCTTAGGGAATCAGAAAGAGCTAGACGCCACTGATCTTTTGGTTATTCCTCTGGCTGAAGCCTCGGTTAAGATAAGTCACTCTGGGGTGAATGATGATCTGGCAGATTTGGATTTTCCCGCTTGGGCTGGCGTGCTGCCATATCGAACTGTTGTTGGCCCACTAGAGCCTTGTGAAGATTTAGATCCGTCACTCACAGAGCCAGACTACTCTGAAGCCTACGGAGAACGGTGGCACGATAGATAG
- a CDS encoding GGDEF domain-containing protein, with amino-acid sequence MDINELDGSLALRLKVLKGMSLGIGILAALMAIGNFVISQSYIYGTLEGLYALYSWHVYRQIDRGNVYKGHKYIMSLCLTLLVIIGTFLKPTVTGVFFWSLVLPIIYYLLLGYKVGFVATACLFFIQIVNITYQFYLEQYFDMLTMMINFAFCYFSIMAIAHVYEFNRESTENKLSKLATLDPLTGTNNRLALKHRYQALKIQGTAFFLLVLDIDHFKAINDEYGHEGGDYVLQFVVKTMAHVVGEENVFRQGGEEFCILLAGVSQPHALKNAEAIRQAIECTPIRYRDTAISVTVSIGLAEAHASSCIDEINRQADANLYDAKSQGRNRVVA; translated from the coding sequence ATGGATATAAACGAGCTTGATGGCAGCTTAGCGCTACGCCTCAAAGTGCTCAAAGGCATGAGCCTCGGGATCGGAATCTTGGCTGCTTTGATGGCTATCGGTAACTTTGTTATTAGCCAGAGCTATATCTACGGTACGTTGGAAGGCTTATACGCGCTTTACTCTTGGCACGTTTATCGTCAAATCGATAGAGGTAATGTATATAAGGGCCATAAGTACATTATGTCACTGTGTCTGACGTTGCTCGTCATTATTGGCACCTTCCTCAAGCCAACAGTCACTGGTGTGTTTTTTTGGTCGCTGGTCTTACCTATCATTTACTATCTATTGCTGGGCTACAAAGTGGGCTTTGTAGCGACCGCATGTTTGTTTTTCATTCAGATCGTCAACATCACTTATCAATTTTACCTAGAGCAGTACTTTGACATGTTGACGATGATGATTAACTTCGCCTTTTGTTATTTCAGTATTATGGCGATTGCACACGTGTATGAGTTCAACCGCGAGTCAACGGAAAACAAGTTAAGTAAGTTGGCCACGCTTGATCCACTTACAGGAACCAATAACCGCCTAGCATTGAAGCATCGTTACCAAGCGCTAAAAATTCAAGGAACCGCATTCTTCTTATTGGTATTAGACATCGACCACTTTAAAGCCATCAATGATGAATACGGTCACGAAGGAGGAGACTACGTGCTTCAGTTTGTGGTGAAAACGATGGCTCATGTGGTGGGAGAGGAAAATGTGTTTCGCCAAGGGGGGGAGGAGTTCTGTATTCTGTTAGCGGGTGTCTCTCAACCGCATGCACTCAAAAATGCGGAGGCCATCCGTCAAGCCATTGAATGTACGCCTATTCGCTATCGAGATACGGCGATCTCTGTGACGGTCAGTATTGGCTTGGCTGAGGCGCATGCGTCGAGCTGCATCGATGAAATCAATCGTCAAGCAGATGCCAACCTATATGATGCAAAATCACAAGGGCGAAATAGGGTCGTTGCGTAA
- a CDS encoding LysE family translocator, producing the protein MTFTIWLSLLTICLLGAMSPGPSLAMVAKHSLAGGRANGFAAAWAHAFGIGIYAFITLIGLAVVLQQSPLLFKTISYAGAAYLVYLGVNALRSKGGVAEKLESGEAVSLWQSAKEGFLISLLSPKIALFFIALFSQFIAIGSDVLSKSLIILTPLVVDGLWYTLITFMLSSPLLLERIRTKAVLIDRLSGIVLILLALRVIVTV; encoded by the coding sequence ATGACATTTACCATTTGGTTATCACTTCTTACGATCTGTTTATTAGGGGCTATGTCACCGGGTCCTAGCCTTGCGATGGTTGCAAAACACAGCTTAGCGGGTGGGCGAGCTAATGGCTTTGCAGCAGCATGGGCACACGCTTTTGGTATTGGTATTTATGCTTTCATTACGTTGATTGGTTTAGCGGTTGTGTTGCAGCAGTCTCCGTTGTTATTTAAAACGATCAGCTATGCAGGGGCGGCTTACCTGGTGTACTTAGGGGTCAATGCATTGCGTTCAAAAGGAGGAGTCGCAGAGAAGTTAGAATCAGGAGAGGCGGTGAGCTTGTGGCAGTCGGCAAAAGAGGGCTTTCTTATTTCTCTGCTGAGCCCTAAAATTGCGCTGTTTTTTATCGCGCTCTTTAGTCAATTTATAGCGATAGGCAGTGATGTTCTGAGTAAGAGTTTGATCATATTAACCCCACTGGTTGTCGATGGTTTGTGGTATACGCTCATCACCTTCATGCTGTCTAGCCCGCTACTGCTTGAACGGATCAGAACCAAAGCGGTGCTTATTGACCGACTGTCTGGGATCGTATTAATTTTACTGGCCCTGCGAGTGATCGTGACGGTTTAA
- a CDS encoding 4-fold beta flower protein, with translation MSVKSVWTWGGKSFGYIDGEDLWTNQGQHIAKLVEGEIYGPEGQYLGELMDHERLIFSQAKKALLSSPFKTYPDQPPIKPCTDFASYAMFNGYEEFHEA, from the coding sequence ATGTCTGTGAAATCAGTTTGGACGTGGGGCGGTAAGTCTTTTGGCTATATCGATGGGGAAGATCTTTGGACAAACCAAGGCCAGCATATTGCTAAGCTTGTTGAAGGCGAAATTTATGGCCCAGAGGGTCAATATTTAGGCGAGTTAATGGATCATGAAAGACTGATTTTTAGTCAAGCCAAAAAGGCGTTATTGAGTAGCCCTTTCAAAACCTATCCCGACCAGCCACCAATAAAACCTTGTACCGATTTTGCCAGCTATGCCATGTTCAATGGATATGAAGAGTTCCACGAAGCATAA
- a CDS encoding linear amide C-N hydrolase, whose protein sequence is MCTRIFNNLNDRFPVTARNMDWYWPVNTYFYAFPKGTVNRGLSTESAAKRHIAPQQALQWTSEYASLTTVMGSDKRGFAAVDGLNEAGLAVNGLYDSHVSYGPTDGEGQFLSANRWVQFVLDQFANVQQAIQYFATQNITIVSELLPDTSNTQSYLHLALSDADGNSGVIEVRDGRFELYESRHDTVVTNQPNYETQRMLTAYWQYIWGQRPNTPVEHPVFSAPGGNSATQRFERASYYFTFAQPAKKRREAVYQAKSLVAACSVPVHFNPYHAEKASYTIWTNLADHSKKTYSLSSTVSMNTLSLHFSPELTTCQRLLLQKEKSTKSACPIQAGDVTDHLVTCDNPFN, encoded by the coding sequence ATGTGCACACGCATATTCAATAACTTAAACGATAGATTTCCAGTAACAGCGCGCAACATGGACTGGTATTGGCCCGTCAATACTTACTTCTACGCCTTCCCCAAGGGCACCGTAAACCGTGGCCTGAGCACCGAGTCAGCTGCCAAACGCCATATCGCACCGCAGCAGGCACTGCAATGGACATCTGAATACGCCAGTTTGACCACCGTCATGGGTAGCGACAAAAGGGGCTTTGCTGCCGTCGATGGATTAAATGAAGCAGGGCTGGCAGTAAATGGCTTATATGATTCTCATGTCAGCTATGGCCCCACTGACGGTGAAGGTCAGTTCCTCAGCGCCAATCGCTGGGTCCAGTTTGTGCTCGACCAATTTGCTAACGTTCAGCAGGCTATTCAGTATTTTGCCACTCAAAACATTACGATTGTCTCGGAGCTTTTGCCTGACACCTCTAATACACAATCGTATCTTCACCTTGCTCTTTCCGATGCAGATGGCAATTCAGGCGTAATCGAAGTGCGCGACGGCCGATTTGAACTGTATGAGAGCCGTCATGATACCGTTGTCACCAACCAGCCGAACTACGAGACTCAACGAATGTTGACGGCCTATTGGCAGTATATTTGGGGCCAAAGGCCAAACACTCCAGTTGAACACCCAGTGTTCTCTGCACCTGGCGGTAATAGCGCTACACAACGTTTTGAGCGCGCCAGCTATTACTTTACCTTTGCTCAACCCGCAAAAAAACGACGCGAAGCGGTGTATCAAGCTAAATCCTTGGTGGCCGCTTGTTCTGTGCCCGTTCACTTTAACCCGTATCACGCAGAGAAAGCCTCCTACACGATTTGGACGAACCTTGCCGATCACAGCAAGAAGACTTACTCCCTGTCTAGCACAGTAAGCATGAACACGCTGTCACTGCACTTTTCTCCCGAACTCACTACGTGTCAACGCTTGCTGCTGCAAAAAGAAAAATCAACCAAGTCAGCTTGCCCGATCCAGGCTGGCGATGTTACTGACCATCTCGTGACTTGTGACAACCCATTTAACTAG
- a CDS encoding Lrp/AsnC family transcriptional regulator — translation MDKFDQIIVDILKCDARRSVSDIARAANLSRSAVTARIKKLESERVILGYHAQLAPENKQETISAYLALKFDMTSATQHCESYAQKIYHIDGVKWCHAISGETDMMLFVQVESMARLTEIRDELQSYPELRHLITHTVLTEFFNTTHSHSAIINK, via the coding sequence ATGGACAAGTTTGATCAGATTATTGTTGATATCTTGAAATGTGACGCACGCCGTTCGGTCAGTGACATTGCAAGAGCTGCGAACCTATCGCGTTCGGCGGTGACCGCGAGAATAAAAAAGCTCGAAAGCGAACGTGTTATTTTGGGCTACCACGCGCAGCTTGCACCAGAAAATAAACAAGAAACCATCTCTGCTTATTTGGCGCTCAAATTTGATATGACAAGCGCCACCCAGCATTGCGAGAGCTACGCGCAGAAGATCTATCATATTGATGGCGTGAAATGGTGCCATGCCATCAGTGGAGAAACCGATATGATGCTGTTTGTGCAGGTTGAAAGCATGGCCAGGCTGACCGAGATCCGCGATGAGTTACAATCTTACCCTGAACTTCGGCACTTGATTACGCACACAGTATTGACTGAATTTTTTAATACCACTCACTCGCATTCAGCGATCATCAACAAATAG
- a CDS encoding methyl-accepting chemotaxis protein produces MASAKIESTNAHGQQQTKLLSFFANVGTKLKLNVLLILIAFVVLGYQGISGMQTSASYIEDLYTQGMQHTIRTSKVIDELGNARSALLLAFQHDPSSNTASMHDHPIEFHITQIENSLETLHYIIDNELLQSELASHEKQVVISLAQVLDDITEQGFAPAVAKLKSGEYYAANIILLQQINPKFQQAYQHAEQFFSMQVEEGRESFEQAEANSERFIWVVGAITIISLLVIISMSLIVIRRVNHAVTELEERSDKIAAGDLTQRLDASGDDEFSHIAESVNRIVTSFRHVVQTNRDSIGQLARSAEENSAVAMQTKQNIMTQQSRTEQVATAINQFTATVHEVAQSATSAADASEQADAAAANGQQVVMDSVTMIESLSQEMQESVESMHQLAKHSEEIGSVVDVIQGISEQTNLLALNAAIEAARAGEQGRGFAVVADEVRTLASRTQESTEEIQQTIQLLQQGSRDSTQRLETGANNALSTVDKAREAGDALTQIKASVDQITAMNAQIATAAEEQSLVTEEINANINSISEISNQNVIGTEQSSAATQELAQLAEVLRNEIEHYRV; encoded by the coding sequence ATGGCTTCAGCCAAGATAGAATCCACCAACGCTCATGGCCAACAGCAAACGAAGTTATTGAGCTTTTTCGCAAACGTCGGAACCAAACTCAAACTCAATGTATTACTGATTCTAATTGCTTTCGTTGTCTTGGGTTATCAAGGTATCTCTGGAATGCAAACATCGGCCAGTTACATTGAAGATCTTTATACTCAGGGGATGCAACATACCATACGCACCAGTAAGGTTATTGATGAACTCGGGAATGCAAGAAGTGCCTTATTACTCGCGTTCCAGCATGACCCTTCATCCAACACAGCATCGATGCACGATCATCCTATTGAGTTTCATATCACGCAGATTGAGAATTCGCTTGAGACATTACACTACATCATTGACAACGAGCTACTCCAATCTGAACTGGCAAGTCATGAAAAACAAGTCGTTATTAGCCTCGCACAAGTTTTAGATGATATTACTGAACAAGGCTTCGCTCCAGCAGTTGCGAAACTCAAAAGTGGCGAGTATTACGCTGCAAACATTATATTGCTGCAGCAAATTAACCCCAAGTTCCAACAAGCATACCAGCATGCGGAGCAGTTCTTTTCCATGCAAGTAGAAGAGGGGCGTGAGAGTTTTGAACAGGCAGAAGCAAATAGTGAGCGTTTTATCTGGGTCGTGGGTGCAATCACCATTATATCGCTGCTGGTCATTATTTCGATGTCACTGATTGTTATAAGAAGAGTCAACCATGCGGTAACGGAACTTGAAGAACGTTCGGATAAAATCGCCGCCGGTGATCTAACTCAACGTTTAGATGCGTCTGGAGACGACGAGTTTTCGCACATTGCTGAGTCGGTTAATCGCATAGTGACCAGCTTCCGACACGTTGTGCAAACCAATAGGGACTCGATTGGTCAGTTGGCTCGGTCTGCTGAAGAAAATTCAGCGGTTGCGATGCAAACTAAACAAAACATCATGACACAGCAATCACGAACCGAGCAGGTGGCAACCGCGATTAATCAATTTACGGCCACCGTTCACGAAGTGGCGCAAAGTGCGACTTCTGCCGCCGATGCGTCTGAGCAAGCCGATGCAGCAGCGGCCAATGGCCAGCAAGTAGTCATGGATAGCGTAACCATGATCGAAAGCTTATCACAGGAGATGCAAGAATCGGTGGAGTCTATGCACCAACTGGCTAAGCATTCTGAAGAAATAGGCAGTGTCGTCGATGTCATCCAAGGTATTTCAGAACAAACCAATCTCTTAGCGCTCAATGCAGCCATTGAAGCTGCGCGAGCAGGCGAACAAGGGCGAGGTTTTGCAGTCGTTGCAGATGAAGTGCGCACCCTAGCAAGCCGAACTCAAGAATCAACTGAGGAGATTCAACAAACGATTCAACTCCTTCAACAAGGAAGCCGCGATTCAACGCAGCGTTTGGAAACAGGTGCCAATAATGCCCTTTCAACCGTCGACAAAGCGCGTGAGGCTGGTGATGCACTGACTCAAATCAAAGCCAGTGTCGATCAAATCACCGCGATGAACGCCCAAATTGCGACCGCAGCTGAAGAGCAGAGCTTAGTTACCGAAGAGATCAACGCCAACATCAATAGCATCAGTGAGATTTCCAACCAGAATGTGATTGGCACGGAACAAAGCAGCGCCGCGACCCAAGAGTTAGCTCAGTTGGCAGAAGTACTGCGTAACGAAATAGAACACTATCGTGTTTAA
- a CDS encoding Gfo/Idh/MocA family oxidoreductase: MIRLAVIGTNWITDQFIEAALSTGLYELSGVYSRSIESAQQFSEKYASPKLFTDFEALAHSTLIDAVYIASPNSFHAPQAKRLLEAKKHVICEKPLASHYALAEQLYQTAKDNEVVLFEAFMTPHLPNFKVLEQQLATIGSLRKATISYCQYSSRYPKYLNGENPNTFNPAFSNGSVMDIGYYCVGAAIALFGEPTSISAQAHLLESGVDGNGSIIFQYSGFDVVINHSKTSDSYLPSEFQGEEAALHVDMISICNSVTKITRGGQKQDLSVEQTANPMVYEAKSFAQQVLEKAMDEQHIARSLLVAKVLTEIRRQTGVVFPTDPV, encoded by the coding sequence ATGATCAGACTCGCTGTCATTGGAACGAACTGGATCACCGATCAATTTATTGAGGCGGCGCTATCGACGGGGCTCTATGAGCTATCAGGCGTTTACTCTCGAAGTATTGAGAGTGCACAGCAATTTTCAGAGAAATACGCCTCACCAAAACTGTTTACCGATTTTGAAGCCTTGGCTCACTCGACGTTGATCGATGCCGTGTATATTGCCAGTCCAAACTCTTTTCATGCCCCACAAGCAAAGCGTCTTCTTGAGGCGAAAAAACACGTTATTTGTGAAAAACCACTGGCTTCTCATTATGCGCTAGCAGAGCAACTTTACCAAACCGCAAAAGACAATGAAGTGGTGCTGTTTGAAGCTTTCATGACGCCACATTTGCCCAATTTTAAGGTGTTAGAACAACAGCTGGCCACTATTGGCTCGTTAAGAAAAGCAACCATCAGCTACTGCCAGTATTCTTCTCGTTATCCGAAGTATCTTAATGGGGAAAATCCCAATACCTTTAATCCGGCATTTTCCAATGGCTCGGTTATGGACATTGGCTATTACTGCGTTGGTGCTGCGATCGCGCTGTTCGGAGAGCCGACATCAATCAGTGCTCAAGCTCATTTACTTGAGTCTGGTGTTGATGGCAATGGCAGTATTATTTTCCAATACTCCGGTTTTGATGTGGTGATTAACCATTCCAAAACCAGTGATTCATATCTACCCAGTGAATTTCAAGGTGAAGAAGCGGCATTGCACGTTGATATGATTTCCATTTGCAACTCAGTCACAAAAATCACCCGAGGTGGTCAAAAGCAAGATCTGAGTGTGGAACAAACAGCAAACCCTATGGTTTACGAAGCAAAATCGTTCGCCCAGCAGGTTTTGGAAAAGGCGATGGACGAACAGCATATTGCGCGTTCTTTGCTGGTGGCTAAAGTGCTCACAGAAATACGCCGTCAAACAGGGGTGGTTTTTCCTACCGATCCGGTTTGA
- a CDS encoding DUF3319 domain-containing protein, giving the protein MSRMATAMRTLFGIKNSSPKKQNMMRTEFYRGHLLKRNPAHPDYWSATITDKSLVGKLEYLKMSVDQWCNHKVIVAPEYFEKNKPQLSDQLTFDYKEFKLKNDHGGDNDWYITYRGRLMKGSKGKIIEAIDLLELKRV; this is encoded by the coding sequence ATGAGCAGAATGGCAACCGCAATGCGCACGTTGTTTGGGATAAAAAATTCTTCACCTAAAAAACAAAATATGATGAGAACCGAATTTTATCGAGGCCATCTGCTTAAACGGAACCCTGCGCACCCTGACTACTGGAGCGCCACGATTACTGACAAATCTCTGGTTGGTAAACTGGAATACTTAAAGATGTCTGTAGACCAATGGTGCAATCATAAAGTCATTGTGGCTCCAGAGTATTTTGAAAAAAACAAACCACAACTTTCCGATCAACTCACCTTCGATTATAAAGAATTCAAACTGAAAAATGACCATGGTGGCGATAACGATTGGTATATCACTTACCGCGGTAGGTTAATGAAAGGGTCTAAAGGCAAGATTATTGAAGCCATCGATTTATTAGAGCTGAAACGTGTTTAG